The following proteins come from a genomic window of Chlamydiales bacterium:
- a CDS encoding ribonuclease Z → MSVRDLIILGSSSQQPTRKRNHVASLFRWNGEGLLFDPGEGTQRQFIFANITPTCVTRIFVSHFHGDHCLGLGSMLMRLNLDKVSHPIHCYYPASGKKYFDRLRYGTIYHEIIRVIEHPVSEEGLVEDDGVFRIEAVFLDHGIENIGWRITEANQRKFIREKLKLFSIEGPLVKELEKKQILNIHGNRVSIDDVSYIRKGESIAVVSDTRPCSGAIDISREALLLLCESTYLEIHRHLAEKYYHLTAKQAAMIAKEAKVKQLILTHFSARYLNSQWFEKEAKEIFSNVTAAEDMDVFSLSRNDHGLTK, encoded by the coding sequence ATGAGTGTAAGAGATCTTATCATTCTAGGTTCATCAAGCCAACAACCCACTCGAAAGAGAAACCATGTTGCTTCTCTTTTTCGTTGGAATGGAGAAGGGTTGCTTTTTGATCCCGGAGAAGGAACCCAACGCCAGTTTATTTTTGCTAACATCACCCCTACATGTGTCACTCGAATCTTTGTCAGCCATTTTCACGGAGACCACTGTTTAGGACTTGGTTCGATGTTAATGCGTTTGAATCTTGATAAAGTATCACACCCTATCCATTGCTATTATCCTGCTTCTGGGAAAAAATACTTTGATCGCTTGCGATATGGAACTATTTATCATGAAATCATTCGTGTAATTGAGCATCCTGTTTCTGAAGAAGGTTTGGTTGAAGATGACGGAGTCTTTCGTATTGAAGCTGTTTTTCTGGATCATGGTATAGAAAATATTGGTTGGCGAATTACTGAAGCAAATCAAAGGAAATTTATACGAGAAAAACTGAAATTATTTTCTATCGAAGGCCCTCTCGTTAAAGAATTGGAAAAAAAACAGATTCTCAACATTCACGGAAATAGAGTAAGCATTGATGATGTAAGCTATATTCGTAAAGGAGAGAGTATTGCTGTGGTTAGTGATACCCGTCCTTGTTCCGGTGCAATCGACATTTCACGAGAAGCTCTTCTTCTTCTTTGTGAGAGCACCTATCTTGAAATACATCGTCACCTTGCTGAAAAATACTATCATCTCACAGCAAAACAGGCAGCGATGATCGCCAAAGAGGCCAAAGTCAAACAACTCATCTTAACCCATTTTTCCGCTCGCTATCTCAATAGCCAATGGTTTGAAAAGGAGGCAAAGGAGATCTTTTCTAATGTCACGGCAGCTGAAGATATGGATGTCTTTTCGCTCTCTCGCAATGATCATGGATTGACAAAATGA
- the tsaB gene encoding tRNA (adenosine(37)-N6)-threonylcarbamoyltransferase complex dimerization subunit type 1 TsaB — protein sequence MKKLIIDTSHERSFVAFAEGVNILLNLALPFGFQSSSFLFPAIQSGFQKLNLTPSDLEEVAVVVGPGSFTGIRVGVAAAKGIAFPKQLPLTGLCSLYGFTNQKDEVAFIDAKIGGAFILIPGEAPRLVSQNDFPHVLKGNRVIVGPNLQRFSFPNQIERNPDPISLITHPVFVKKKDLQMLYLRETV from the coding sequence ATGAAGAAACTCATTATAGACACTAGCCACGAAAGATCTTTTGTTGCTTTTGCTGAAGGGGTTAATATTCTTTTGAATTTAGCTCTGCCTTTTGGTTTTCAGAGCTCTTCTTTTCTCTTTCCCGCAATCCAATCTGGATTTCAAAAACTTAACTTAACACCGAGTGATTTAGAAGAAGTGGCGGTTGTAGTTGGGCCAGGTTCATTTACAGGTATACGAGTTGGTGTGGCAGCAGCGAAAGGGATTGCTTTCCCTAAACAATTACCTCTTACTGGATTATGTTCTCTATATGGCTTTACGAATCAGAAGGACGAGGTAGCGTTTATTGATGCAAAAATTGGAGGTGCATTTATCCTGATTCCAGGAGAGGCACCACGCCTTGTGTCTCAAAATGATTTTCCTCATGTCTTAAAGGGAAATAGAGTGATTGTGGGTCCAAACCTTCAACGTTTCTCCTTTCCAAATCAAATTGAAAGAAATCCCGATCCTATTTCTCTTATCACTCATCCAGTTTTTGTAAAAAAAAAAGATTTGCAAATGCTATATTTGCGAGAGACTGTTTAG
- the lon gene encoding endopeptidase La, with the protein MEKKQQLPIEAELEEAIEDSLEEQQRPKRHFPEELYILPINRRPFFPGMAAPILIEPNPYYEVLKNIAKSDQKYIALVLTKKENADIYKVGFSGLYRIGVLARILRIIPMEGGGGAQVVLNMEERLEITKLVKGKHLRAKILYHPDSKEITDELKAYSINIVSVIKELLKLNPLFKEELQIFLAHSDFTEPGKLADFAVALTTATREELQQILESFDMSTRIDKALALLKKELDLSRLQSSINQKIEATITKSQKDYFLREQLKTIKRELGIEREEKSIDSEKFEARLKKRDVSVPAMETIQEELDKLQTLDSASAEYTVCRNYLDWLTIMPWGINSKERDDLKKAEGVLHRDHYGLDEIKQRILELIGVGKLTGSLKGSIICLVGPPGCGKTSIGKSIARALNRKFFRFSVGGMRDEAEIKGHRRTYVGAMPGKLVQALKKCQTMNPVIMIDEVDKMGVSYHGDPSAALLEVLDPEQNRDFLDHYLDVHVDLSNVLFIVTANVLDTISEPLLDRMEVLRLSGYIMEEKIQIAQKYLIPRNRKQMGLNAKDIIFTPDTLRTIINGYAREAGVRSLENYIKKILRKVALEIIREIEKGKRKKPFKRVIKKSNLAEYLGKPIFLSDRFYERTPVGVATGLAWTSHGGATLYIEAIKTASDETDMNLTGQAGEVMRESSQIAWSYLHSAIHKYAPGYTFFEKSQVHIHIPEGATPKDGPSAGATMVTALLSLLIDTPVLDNLGMTGEITLTGRILGVGGIREKLIAARRSGLNILIFPKDNTRDYDELPDYLKKGLRVEFVDHYDDIYHMAFPEVEK; encoded by the coding sequence TTGGAAAAAAAGCAACAATTACCTATTGAAGCTGAATTAGAAGAAGCGATTGAAGATTCCTTAGAAGAACAACAGAGACCTAAAAGACATTTTCCTGAGGAATTATATATTTTGCCGATCAATAGGCGTCCATTTTTTCCTGGAATGGCGGCTCCTATCCTTATTGAACCCAATCCTTATTATGAAGTTCTTAAAAACATCGCAAAATCTGATCAGAAATATATTGCTCTCGTTCTTACGAAAAAAGAAAATGCAGATATCTATAAGGTCGGTTTTTCTGGGCTTTATCGCATTGGTGTCTTAGCTCGCATTCTGCGTATCATTCCTATGGAAGGAGGAGGCGGAGCCCAAGTGGTCCTGAATATGGAAGAGCGTCTTGAAATTACAAAATTAGTGAAAGGGAAACACTTAAGAGCAAAAATCCTCTACCATCCCGATTCGAAAGAGATCACCGATGAGCTCAAAGCCTATTCGATTAATATCGTCTCAGTCATTAAAGAACTTTTAAAACTCAATCCTCTTTTTAAAGAAGAACTACAGATTTTTCTTGCCCATTCAGATTTTACTGAACCAGGAAAACTCGCTGATTTTGCTGTTGCACTAACAACAGCTACTCGCGAAGAACTGCAACAAATTCTTGAATCTTTCGATATGTCTACCCGTATTGACAAAGCACTTGCTTTATTAAAAAAAGAACTCGATTTAAGCCGATTGCAAAGTAGTATTAACCAAAAAATTGAAGCCACAATTACCAAAAGTCAAAAAGATTATTTCCTTCGTGAACAGCTAAAAACAATCAAACGTGAATTAGGCATAGAGCGTGAAGAAAAATCTATTGATAGTGAGAAATTTGAAGCACGACTGAAAAAAAGAGATGTTTCAGTTCCAGCGATGGAAACTATTCAAGAAGAACTTGATAAACTGCAAACACTTGATTCTGCTTCAGCTGAATATACTGTTTGCCGTAATTATTTAGATTGGTTGACAATTATGCCATGGGGCATTAACAGCAAAGAACGAGATGATCTAAAAAAAGCTGAAGGAGTCTTGCATAGAGACCATTACGGACTCGACGAAATTAAACAACGAATTTTAGAATTAATTGGGGTAGGAAAACTCACGGGTAGTTTAAAAGGAAGCATTATTTGTCTCGTAGGACCACCTGGATGTGGGAAAACCAGTATTGGAAAAAGTATTGCGCGTGCATTAAATCGAAAATTTTTTCGTTTTTCAGTAGGAGGCATGCGCGATGAAGCAGAAATTAAAGGACATCGTCGTACCTATGTAGGAGCTATGCCAGGAAAACTAGTTCAAGCGCTTAAAAAATGCCAAACTATGAATCCTGTGATCATGATTGACGAAGTAGATAAAATGGGGGTCAGTTATCATGGTGATCCATCAGCTGCTCTTCTTGAAGTGTTGGATCCTGAACAAAATCGCGATTTTTTAGATCATTACCTTGATGTTCATGTAGATTTATCCAATGTCCTTTTTATTGTGACTGCAAATGTTCTGGATACGATTTCTGAACCACTCCTGGATCGAATGGAAGTCTTGCGTCTTTCTGGTTATATCATGGAAGAGAAAATACAAATTGCTCAAAAATACCTTATTCCTAGAAATCGTAAGCAAATGGGATTAAATGCAAAAGATATCATCTTCACACCCGACACACTGCGTACGATTATTAATGGTTATGCACGCGAAGCAGGAGTACGCAGTCTAGAAAATTATATTAAAAAAATTTTACGCAAAGTCGCTCTTGAAATTATCCGAGAGATAGAAAAAGGGAAACGCAAAAAACCATTCAAACGAGTCATAAAAAAAAGTAATCTGGCTGAATATTTAGGTAAACCCATTTTCTTAAGCGACCGTTTTTATGAGCGTACTCCTGTAGGGGTAGCAACTGGACTTGCATGGACATCTCACGGAGGAGCCACTCTTTATATTGAAGCAATTAAAACTGCTTCAGATGAGACTGACATGAATCTAACAGGACAAGCAGGTGAGGTGATGCGTGAATCCTCCCAGATTGCGTGGAGTTATCTTCATAGTGCGATTCATAAATATGCTCCCGGATATACTTTTTTTGAAAAATCTCAGGTTCACATCCATATTCCTGAAGGAGCAACTCCCAAAGATGGTCCTTCAGCTGGGGCAACCATGGTAACAGCTCTTCTCTCTCTTCTCATCGACACACCAGTATTGGATAATCTTGGAATGACTGGAGAAATTACTTTAACAGGTCGTATTTTAGGTGTGGGAGGGATTCGAGAAAAGTTGATTGCAGCCCGTCGTTCTGGATTAAATATTTTAATTTTTCCCAAGGATAACACACGTGACTATGATGAACTTCCTGATTATCTAAAAAAAGGACTTCGAGTCGAATTTGTTGACCACTATGATGACATCTATCATATGGCATTTCCTGAGGTTGAGAAATGA
- a CDS encoding ABC-F family ATP-binding cassette domain-containing protein: MSIHLDNISKSFGHRVLFNHVSVTFQPGNRYGLTGPNGAGKSTLLQIIMGEIEPTDGVVNLPEKVGILKQNIEDFRNTMVLDVVIMGNLRLWQAMKERDQLYEEEITDAIGMRLGELEEIIADEEGYMAEPNGEELLTGIGVPPELHRLMMHAIPSDMQFRALLCQALFGNPQALLLDEPTNHLDLDSIGWLENFFHHYTGTLIVISHDRHFLNAVTTHIADIDYETLIVYPGNYDQMLLTKTSIREKSEFENRSKEKKVAKLREFVARFSAGTRASQVQSRLREIERLQPQELKKSNIQRPYIRFIPSEKLPGKIICKIEKIAKSYDDLQVIKNFSLEIHQGDKIGVIGNNGRGKTTLIKMIAEILKPDQGKIEFGHQVLKSYFPQNHSDLVSHDSHHTAFEWLSEKKHGLYNQDIRGALGKMLFSGDEAFKKVATLSGGERARLILAGMMLEEHNFIILDEPNSHLDLEAVSALSWGLAEYKGTAIVVSHDRELISHFATKIIAFEANEICYFDGNLDQYLAR, encoded by the coding sequence ATGAGCATTCATCTCGATAATATTTCAAAGAGTTTTGGACATCGGGTCCTTTTTAATCATGTCTCTGTCACTTTTCAACCAGGCAATCGTTATGGGTTAACAGGACCAAATGGTGCGGGCAAATCTACACTTCTTCAAATTATTATGGGTGAAATTGAGCCTACAGATGGTGTGGTTAATCTTCCTGAAAAAGTAGGCATATTAAAACAAAATATTGAAGATTTTCGAAATACGATGGTTCTTGATGTTGTGATTATGGGTAATCTTCGTCTGTGGCAAGCTATGAAAGAGCGCGATCAACTTTACGAAGAAGAAATCACAGATGCCATTGGAATGCGATTGGGTGAATTAGAGGAGATTATTGCGGATGAAGAGGGCTATATGGCTGAACCAAATGGTGAAGAGCTCCTAACAGGGATTGGAGTTCCTCCTGAACTGCATCGGTTAATGATGCATGCGATTCCGAGTGATATGCAGTTTCGTGCTCTTCTATGTCAAGCTCTTTTTGGAAATCCACAAGCTTTGCTACTCGATGAACCCACCAATCATCTTGACCTTGATTCTATTGGTTGGTTGGAAAATTTTTTTCATCACTATACAGGAACTCTAATTGTAATTAGCCACGATCGACATTTTCTTAATGCAGTCACGACACATATTGCAGATATTGATTACGAAACGCTCATTGTCTATCCAGGTAACTACGATCAAATGTTACTTACTAAAACTTCAATAAGGGAGAAAAGTGAATTTGAAAATCGCTCAAAAGAAAAAAAAGTTGCAAAATTAAGGGAATTTGTAGCCCGTTTCTCAGCAGGAACTCGTGCTTCGCAAGTACAATCACGATTACGTGAAATTGAACGATTACAACCTCAAGAGCTAAAAAAATCGAATATCCAGCGTCCTTATATCCGTTTTATTCCTTCAGAAAAGCTTCCTGGAAAAATCATTTGTAAAATTGAAAAAATTGCTAAAAGTTATGATGATCTACAGGTAATCAAAAATTTCTCTCTTGAAATCCATCAAGGTGACAAAATTGGAGTCATTGGAAACAATGGAAGGGGAAAGACCACATTAATTAAAATGATTGCAGAGATCTTAAAACCTGATCAAGGAAAGATTGAATTTGGCCATCAAGTACTCAAAAGCTATTTTCCTCAAAACCACTCAGATCTAGTTTCTCACGACAGCCACCATACTGCCTTCGAATGGCTCAGTGAAAAAAAACATGGACTGTACAATCAAGATATTCGTGGAGCACTCGGTAAAATGTTATTTAGTGGGGATGAGGCTTTTAAAAAAGTTGCGACTCTTTCTGGTGGAGAGAGGGCTCGCCTAATCCTCGCAGGGATGATGCTCGAAGAACACAATTTTATTATTTTAGATGAACCTAATAGCCATCTTGATTTAGAAGCCGTCTCTGCTCTTAGTTGGGGACTGGCAGAATATAAAGGAACAGCGATTGTAGTGAGTCATGATAGAGAACTCATTAGCCATTTTGCGACTAAAATTATTGCATTTGAAGCAAATGAGATTTGTTACTTCGATGGCAACTTAGATCAATATCTAGCGAGATAA
- a CDS encoding zinc ribbon domain-containing protein: MDESFQTILNIQELDINMIRLMRVKKERQKELNKIHELKSDIQKQVNNKEVEITNLKKDIRMGETQIKEIQSRVTKLESQQAAVKKMDEFNALTQEMTSAGREKSAIEYRLSDLMDKLAVEEDLLIALMENLQTTQDNSKMIEKEIHEGIDKINQEGRAILEKSRAMKKTIPSELFEIYERLLKNKWDRVIVPIENRTCSGCHILLTPQHENLVRKGERIVFCEHCSRILYWQEGETETEELTSSRRRRRRTVANT; this comes from the coding sequence ATGGACGAGTCATTTCAGACTATTCTTAATATTCAAGAACTTGACATTAATATGATTCGCCTCATGCGTGTCAAAAAAGAAAGACAAAAAGAGTTGAATAAAATTCATGAACTAAAGAGTGATATTCAGAAACAAGTCAATAATAAAGAAGTAGAGATTACCAATCTTAAGAAAGACATCCGTATGGGAGAAACCCAAATTAAAGAAATACAAAGTAGGGTCACTAAATTAGAATCTCAACAAGCTGCAGTGAAAAAAATGGATGAATTTAATGCTCTTACTCAGGAGATGACATCTGCTGGGCGGGAGAAAAGTGCAATTGAATATCGATTAAGTGACTTAATGGACAAACTAGCTGTTGAGGAGGATCTTTTGATTGCTCTGATGGAAAATCTTCAAACAACTCAAGATAATAGTAAGATGATCGAGAAAGAAATTCATGAGGGTATTGATAAAATTAACCAAGAAGGACGTGCGATTTTAGAGAAGAGTAGAGCTATGAAAAAAACTATTCCTTCTGAACTTTTTGAGATCTATGAACGTCTTTTAAAAAATAAATGGGATCGAGTGATTGTCCCAATCGAGAATCGTACATGTAGTGGCTGTCATATTCTATTGACTCCTCAACACGAAAATCTTGTCAGAAAAGGAGAGAGAATTGTTTTTTGCGAGCATTGTTCGAGAATTCTTTATTGGCAGGAAGGTGAAACAGAAACAGAAGAGCTCACATCATCACGTCGTCGTCGACGTAGAACAGTGGCGAATACATAA
- a CDS encoding tyrosine recombinase XerC has product MIEIAYRFLHYLRTMKNASEHTVRNYAIDLNSLKNFLERDLLPEKRSQKIDFNRNEYERNAQNEPLLSIEKIDRNTLRYFLASLNEKKIGRATLVRRLSSLRTFFKFCVQQKYLTISPAEHLESPKMQKRLPFSLSYSQIQHLFEQPDINSYLGFRDRSIMELFYSSGLRVSELVSLNHHQFDPVSLLLRIKGKGKKERIMPITKNAADWIVSYLEHPERHKNIDGHLAQIDSEAIFLNRFGTRLSSRSVERNFDKYLKTSGLEKKITPHTIRHTIATHWLENGMDLKTIQLLLGHASLATTTIYTHVSPKLKKEVYDKTHPRA; this is encoded by the coding sequence ATGATTGAAATAGCCTACCGTTTTTTACATTATTTACGAACTATGAAAAATGCTTCCGAACACACCGTTCGCAATTATGCAATTGACTTGAATTCTTTAAAAAATTTTCTTGAAAGAGATCTTCTTCCTGAAAAACGTTCTCAAAAGATTGATTTTAATCGTAATGAATATGAAAGAAATGCCCAAAATGAGCCTCTTTTATCTATAGAAAAAATTGATCGAAATACCTTGCGCTACTTTTTAGCCAGTTTAAATGAGAAGAAAATAGGGAGAGCAACTCTTGTACGTCGCCTTTCTTCTTTACGGACTTTTTTTAAATTTTGTGTCCAACAAAAGTATCTTACGATCAGTCCGGCTGAGCATCTTGAAAGCCCTAAAATGCAAAAACGCCTCCCTTTTTCTCTCTCTTATAGTCAAATTCAACACCTTTTTGAACAACCCGATATAAACTCTTATTTAGGATTTCGTGACCGCTCTATTATGGAACTCTTTTACAGCTCAGGTTTGCGTGTCAGTGAACTGGTATCACTTAACCATCATCAATTTGATCCTGTATCACTTCTTCTTCGAATCAAAGGAAAAGGGAAGAAAGAAAGGATTATGCCTATCACAAAAAATGCAGCTGATTGGATAGTGTCATACCTTGAACATCCAGAACGTCATAAAAATATAGATGGTCATCTTGCTCAAATTGACTCTGAAGCGATTTTTCTTAATCGTTTTGGAACGCGTCTCAGTAGCCGCTCTGTAGAGAGGAATTTTGATAAATATTTAAAAACTAGTGGATTAGAAAAAAAAATTACTCCCCATACTATTCGCCACACTATTGCAACACATTGGCTAGAAAATGGCATGGATTTAAAAACGATTCAACTCCTCCTTGGTCATGCATCTCTTGCAACTACAACAATTTATACTCATGTTTCGCCTAAACTTAAAAAAGAAGTCTACGATAAGACTCATCCTCGTGCTTAA
- a CDS encoding adenylyltransferase/cytidyltransferase family protein: MIAWKEYSQKKVIHPENLDRHISTIRNCNQTIASINGSFDLLHAGHLHILFEGSKKADIFIVAVNSDESVGKYKDPDRPIISLNYRIEMLTALTFVDYVTWFHEADSRAILEIIRPNIHINGEEYGEECIEAGVVKQYGGILHLVPRIPGLATSQIIQKIRELQADTCV; encoded by the coding sequence ATGATCGCTTGGAAAGAATATAGCCAAAAAAAAGTGATCCATCCTGAAAATCTTGATCGGCATATTTCAACGATACGCAACTGTAATCAAACGATTGCTTCTATTAATGGATCTTTCGATCTACTTCATGCAGGCCACTTGCATATTCTGTTTGAGGGCTCAAAAAAAGCAGATATTTTCATCGTAGCTGTAAATAGTGATGAGTCTGTCGGCAAATACAAAGATCCTGACCGTCCCATTATTTCTCTTAACTATAGGATAGAAATGTTGACGGCACTCACCTTTGTAGATTATGTGACTTGGTTTCATGAAGCTGATTCTCGAGCTATTCTTGAAATCATACGCCCGAATATTCATATCAACGGTGAAGAATATGGTGAAGAATGTATTGAAGCAGGTGTTGTCAAGCAGTATGGAGGAATTCTCCATCTTGTGCCTCGTATTCCCGGGTTAGCAACTTCTCAAATCATTCAAAAAATCAGAGAGTTACAAGCAGATACATGCGTCTAA
- a CDS encoding rhomboid family intramembrane serine protease, with amino-acid sequence MRLICTIKSNETHEDPFVFSHYLISQGIDNECQKISDTTYCIWVYEEDQIEKAQALYQAYHTQPDDPRYKMIVTDQKKKRHSETKLNVSSPRRHLLSPAPYGRVSILILLTIILLFVWTQIEKGTPISPKIPGIIQAPILAPIEQQLVYDYPPYFLERDRLLSLYSPEEIANKQVPSIEARQIIQKLRHSTAWMGIYERIVTHILHPKEKLSSAVAMFVKISQGEIWRIISPIFLHFDLLHIFFNALWFILLGNQIEQRLGGWRYLLFIALTGGLSNTSQYLMSGPFFMGLSGVICGMAAFIWARQTVAPWEGYLLHRFTLIFLAIFVLAMFFLQITFFFVEILGKFEFSIGIANTAHLTGALTGYLLGRLSLFSHSRNKRPK; translated from the coding sequence ATGCGTCTAATTTGTACGATTAAATCTAATGAGACCCATGAAGATCCTTTTGTATTTTCACACTATTTGATCAGTCAAGGTATCGATAATGAATGCCAAAAAATTTCTGATACTACCTACTGTATTTGGGTCTACGAAGAAGATCAAATCGAAAAAGCCCAGGCTCTTTATCAAGCTTATCACACTCAGCCTGATGATCCTCGTTACAAAATGATCGTTACAGATCAAAAAAAGAAAAGACATAGTGAAACAAAGCTTAATGTCTCTTCTCCTAGGCGACACTTACTCTCACCCGCCCCCTATGGGCGTGTATCTATTTTGATTTTGCTAACTATTATTCTCCTCTTTGTTTGGACTCAAATTGAAAAAGGCACCCCAATCTCTCCAAAAATTCCAGGTATTATCCAAGCTCCTATCCTTGCTCCAATTGAGCAACAACTCGTCTACGATTATCCTCCTTATTTTTTAGAAAGAGATCGGCTACTTTCTCTCTATTCTCCTGAGGAGATCGCAAACAAGCAAGTCCCCTCGATTGAAGCACGTCAAATAATTCAAAAACTACGTCATTCAACAGCATGGATGGGAATTTATGAGCGCATTGTGACGCATATTCTTCATCCAAAAGAGAAATTATCTTCTGCAGTTGCAATGTTTGTAAAAATTTCTCAAGGAGAAATTTGGCGGATTATTTCGCCCATTTTTCTTCATTTTGATCTTCTCCATATTTTCTTCAATGCTCTTTGGTTTATTTTACTGGGTAACCAAATTGAACAACGTTTGGGTGGATGGCGATATCTTCTCTTTATTGCCTTGACAGGAGGTCTATCTAATACCAGTCAATACTTAATGAGTGGTCCTTTCTTTATGGGACTTTCAGGAGTCATCTGTGGGATGGCTGCATTTATTTGGGCAAGACAAACAGTAGCACCATGGGAAGGATATCTTCTTCATCGATTTACTCTGATTTTTCTAGCCATTTTTGTCTTGGCCATGTTTTTTCTTCAAATCACCTTCTTTTTTGTAGAAATTCTTGGAAAATTTGAATTTTCAATCGGCATCGCAAATACAGCTCATCTCACAGGAGCTCTCACTGGTTACTTGCTTGGACGTCTCTCCCTTTTTTCACATAGTAGAAATAAACGACCTAAGTAA
- the folE gene encoding GTP cyclohydrolase I FolE, protein MNSKEKKNLIAFHIRKIIDILGLDTNDPSIDQTPNRVAKMYVDEVFSGLDPANYPKMSFHQGQSNSKMVLIKNISLISFCEHHLVPMIGIGHISYLPKMGVLGLSSLHRIVRFYAKQPQLQERLTLQISQKLQEELQTEDVAVVIQMKHLCVLARGIEDHMSEVETHILQGCFESNPAIRDTFLLSIKQESKI, encoded by the coding sequence GTGAATTCCAAAGAAAAAAAAAATCTAATTGCGTTCCATATTAGAAAAATCATCGACATTCTGGGATTGGATACCAACGATCCTTCGATAGATCAGACACCCAACCGTGTTGCAAAAATGTATGTGGACGAAGTGTTTAGCGGATTAGATCCAGCCAACTACCCTAAAATGTCCTTTCATCAAGGACAGAGCAACAGTAAAATGGTTTTAATAAAAAATATTTCCTTAATTAGCTTTTGTGAACATCACCTAGTGCCGATGATTGGGATAGGACATATTTCATATCTTCCTAAAATGGGAGTGCTTGGTCTTTCCAGTCTCCATCGAATCGTTCGTTTTTATGCAAAACAACCACAGTTACAAGAAAGGCTTACTTTACAAATTAGTCAAAAACTCCAAGAAGAATTACAAACAGAGGATGTAGCTGTTGTCATTCAAATGAAACACCTATGTGTCCTAGCTAGAGGGATTGAAGATCATATGAGCGAAGTCGAAACCCATATCCTGCAAGGCTGTTTTGAGTCTAATCCTGCAATTCGAGATACATTTTTGCTAAGCATTAAGCAAGAGTCTAAAATCTAA
- the rpsU gene encoding 30S ribosomal protein S21: MPFVKVRIGETIDKALRALKKKIDKEGVMKAAKAHRFYDKPSVKKRAKSKAAAKYRNR; this comes from the coding sequence ATGCCATTTGTAAAAGTTCGTATAGGAGAAACCATAGACAAGGCTCTTAGAGCGTTGAAAAAAAAGATTGATAAAGAAGGCGTCATGAAAGCAGCTAAGGCGCATCGTTTTTATGACAAACCCTCAGTGAAAAAACGTGCAAAATCCAAAGCAGCTGCTAAATACCGTAACCGATGA